One stretch of Scophthalmus maximus strain ysfricsl-2021 chromosome 12, ASM2237912v1, whole genome shotgun sequence DNA includes these proteins:
- the si:ch211-119e14.1 gene encoding spore wall protein 2 → MDHSKPKDDHPKYNVTVLVLCFCLLGLIFLLIFLYKMLNREAEGEYTIRRMVYKEGGVRDRVRGAALALGTRLGVRLWPHSDTDEYGEEIQDEEGQVEEGADSQGSDSDGGDQGDEEDCGETMGGGDNTSHEISSSEGSEAGEQTGLMDQAEVNEEAGEKEEKVVKGGGKGEASGGPGLLIDLKQFSGSAIWSEEEGGEGHYKDVTAL, encoded by the coding sequence ATGGATCACTCTAAACCCAAAGATGACCATCCAAAATACAACGTGACGGTCCTGGTCCTTTGTTTCTGCCTATTGGGCCTGATTTTCTTGCTGATCTTCTTGTACAAGATGTTGAACAGGGAGGCTGAGGGAGAATACACCATCCGGCGCATGGTGTATAAGGAAGGAGGGGTCAGGGACCGGGTGAGGGGTGCTGCATTAGCTCTGGGGACACGTCTCGGGGTCCGGCTATGGCCTCACAGCGATACAGATGAGTATGGAGAGGAAATCCAAGACGAGGAgggacaggtggaggagggggccgATAGCCAGGGGAGTGACAGCGACGGGGGGGAccagggggatgaggaggactGCGGCGAGACAATGGGAGGCGGAGACAACACCTCACATGAAATATCAAGTTCAGAGGGTTCTGAGGCCGGGGAGCAAACCGGGCTGATGGACCAGGCGGAGGTAAATGAAGAGgcgggggaaaaggaggagaaagtggtAAAAGGGGGAGGTAAAGGAGAGGCAAGCGGAGGGCCGGGATTGTTGATAGATCTAAAGCAGTTCTCTGGAAGTGCCATTTGGTCTGAAGAAGAGGGAGGCGAGGGTCATTACAAGGATGTGACGGCACTATGA
- the dtx4a gene encoding E3 ubiquitin-protein ligase DTX4a: protein MLLASAVVVWEWLNEHGRWRPYSPAVCHHIEAVIRSDPRCGSVVLGQVDPRLSPYIIDLHSMHQFRQDTGTLRPVRRSFYDPTSAPGQGWLWEWENDAGSWTAYDTEVGIAIQAARDRQQPWLDLAPLGFCYLIDFESMTQINGQTQRCRRIQCRSDLAYPLVSGPLPRSHHAWGPTSMPSHGGLLGVDVSGVGMGLRMSSSGTGNGSAYPSGALPASAITSLGQPCACQQCMLVLSVKAGTMSAAHTLGRRPPQFKPPSPKIISHHVPGGSYSLTLPRPPSLSRSLSPNRTSFVGATGGFGGMGGAGGVSIVGGSGVGGASLGYGGGFAHSLSLLGSATAALSISSTRPPPPPLPPPPPPPPPPATSSLSVATSPPHPSTSSSLAASCSAPTPPAPGPVLISTSASTCTPSPSARVLGPVSSSAAAACAAPLPPRSSLAGLSRPALQRIAMAQSRALIASGVPTVPVKNLNGSSPVHPALAGITGILMSAAGLPVCLTRPPKLVLHPPPVSKSDIKPVPGLGHCCRKTTKKQARKGKTPEEVVKRYLQKVRNPPEEDCTICMEALAGPSGYKGPGVGGISRAESVGRLAQCGHQYHLQCLVAMYNNGNKDGSLQCPTCKTIYGVKTGNQPPGKMEYHVIPHSLPGHPDCKTIRIIYNIPPGIQGPEHPNPGKPFTARGFPRHCYLPDSEKGRKVLRLLLVAWDRRLIFSVGTSSTTGESDTVIWNEVHHKTEFGSNLTGHGYPDPGHLDNVLEELKAQGITEEECLPRD from the exons ATGCTACTAGCGTCCGCCGTGGTGGTATGGGAATGGCTGAACGAGCACGGACGCTGGCGGCCCTACAGCCCGGCGGTCTGTCACCACATCGAGGCGGTCATCCGGAGCGACCCGCGGTGTGGTAGCGTTGTCCTCGGCCAGGTGGACCCTCGCCTCTCGCCCTACATCATCGATTTGCATTCCATGCACCAGTTCCGACAAGACACAG GTACCCTTCGACCGGTACGACGTAGCTTCTACGACCCCACCTCAGCGCCAGGCCAGGGCTGGTTGTGGGAGTGGGAGAACGACGCTGGCAGTTGGACGGCGTACGACACAGAGGTGGGCATCGCCATCCAGGCGGCACGAGATCGTCAGCAGCCCTGGCTGGACCTGGCGCCGCTGGGTTTCTGCTACCTCATTGACTTCGAAAGCATGACCCAAATCAACGGGCAGACACAACGCTGCCGGCGCATCCAGTGCCGCTCCGACCTGGCATACCCGCTGGTGTCCGGGCCCCTGCCCAGGTCCCACCATGCCTGGGGGCCCACATCAATGCCGAGCCACGGAGGACTACTTGGTGTGGATGTATCTGGAGTGGGCATGGGGCTCAGGATGAGCAGCAGCGGGACTGGAAATGGGAGTGCGTACCCCAGCGGAGCCCTCCCTGCGTCGGCCATCACCTCTCTGGGACAGCCCTGCGCCTGTCAGCAGTGTATGCTGGTGCTGAGTGTCAAGGCGGGCACCATGTCAGCTGCTCACACCCTGGGTCGACGGCCGCCGCAGTTCAAACCGCCTAGTCCCAAAATCATCAGTCACCATGTCCCAGGAGGGTCGTACTCACTCACCCTCCCTCGGCCACCCTCCCTGTCCCGATCACTTTCCCCAAACAGGACGTCTTTTGTTGGGGCGACAGGTGGCTTCGGTGGAATGGGTGGTGCAGGAGGTGTGAGTATCGTCGGTGGCAGCGGTGTTGGCGGCGCCAGCCTTGGCTATGGAGGAGGCTTCGCCcactctctttccctcctcggCTCAGCCACCGCagccctctccatctcctccacccggccccctcctccccctctccccccacctccgccgcctcctccaccacccGCCACCTCATCCTTGTCTGTCGCCACCtctccccctcacccctccacctcctcctccctcgccgcTTCCTGTTCCGCCCCTACGCCGCCCGCCCCGGGCCCTGTGCTAATCTCCACGTCAGCCTCCACCTGCACGCCCTCGCCTTCTGCCCGCGTCCTGGGTCCGGTGTCTtcgtctgctgctgccgcctgcgCCGCGCCTCTGCCGCCCCGGTCCAGCCTGGCAGGTCTGAGCCGCCCCGCGCTGCAGCGTATTGCCATGGCTCAGTCGCGTGCCCTGATTGCCTCAGG tgtgcCAACAGTTCCGGTGAAGAACCTGAATGGATCTAGCCCTGTGCATCCTGCACTGGCAG GTATTACAGGCATCCTGATGAGCGCAGCAGGGCTTCCTGTCTGCCTGACCCGGCCGCCCAAGCTGGTGCTTCATCCTCCACCCGTCAGCAAGAGCGACATCAAGCCCGTGCCCGGTCTGGGCCACTGCTGCCGCAAGACTACCAAAAAGCAGGCCCGTAAAG GCAAGACCCCTGAGGAGGTGGTGAAGCGGTACCTTCAGAAAGTTCGTAATCCCCCGGAGGAG GACTGCACCATCTGCATGGAGGCCCTGGCAGGACCCTCGGGCTATAAGGGCCCCGGCGTGGGCGGTATCTCCCGGGCGGAGTCGGTGGGCCGCCTGGCACAGTGTGGCCACCAGTACCACCTCCAGTGCCTTGTTGCCATGTACAACAACGGCAACAAGGACGGCAGCCTGCAGTGCCCGACCTGCAAGACCATTTACGGCGTCAAGACCGGCAACCAGCCGCCGGGCAAGATGGAGTACCACGTCATTCCACACTCGCTGCCCGGCCACCCCGACTGCAAGACCATCCGGATCATTTACAACATCCCTCCTGGCATCCAG GGCCCAGAGCACCCAAATCCAGGCAAACCCTTCACCGCCCGTGGGTTCCCCAGACACTGCTACCTCCCTGACAGCGAGAAGGGACGCAAG GTGCTGAGGCTGCTCCTGGTGGCGTGGGACCGCCGGCTCATTTTCTCCGTCGGCACGTCCAGCACCACCGGCGAGTCCGACACGGTCATCTGGAACGAGGTGCACCACAAGACGGAGTTCGGCTCCAACCTGACTGGCCACGGGTACCCCGACCCTGGCCACCTGGACAAtgtgctggaggagctgaaggccCAGGGCATCACCGAGGAGGAGTGTCTACCCAGAGACTGA